Proteins from a single region of Bdellovibrio bacteriovorus HD100:
- a CDS encoding carbonic anhydrase, with translation MALQERTLKKEILKMVVGFHRFQQRFFNNQDSHLYEHLSSIGQSPKTLMIACSDSRVDPAILFSSSPGEMFVVRNVANLVPPYESNMGFHGVSAAIEFAVANLKVENIVVLGHRQCGGIRSLFQPENVLKGGFVAQWMTIAETAKLKVLEKDPHGDLDTHCRDCEKESIVISLQNLRSFPFIQDAIKNRGLELFGVYFDLENGHLWNYNDATHVFDEVTLNGLRATNLP, from the coding sequence ATGGCTTTACAGGAACGCACTCTTAAAAAAGAAATTCTGAAGATGGTTGTTGGTTTTCATCGCTTTCAGCAGCGATTCTTTAACAATCAGGATTCTCACCTGTACGAACACCTTTCCAGCATCGGTCAAAGTCCAAAGACATTGATGATTGCCTGCAGCGATTCCCGTGTTGATCCGGCTATTTTGTTCTCTTCTTCTCCGGGTGAAATGTTTGTGGTTCGCAACGTCGCCAATCTGGTGCCACCGTATGAATCCAATATGGGTTTCCACGGGGTCAGTGCCGCAATCGAATTTGCCGTGGCCAATTTGAAAGTCGAAAACATCGTGGTTCTGGGGCACCGTCAGTGCGGTGGTATCCGCTCCCTGTTCCAGCCTGAAAACGTCCTTAAGGGCGGCTTTGTGGCGCAGTGGATGACCATCGCCGAAACAGCGAAGCTGAAGGTTCTTGAGAAAGATCCACATGGGGATCTGGACACGCATTGCCGCGATTGTGAAAAAGAATCCATCGTGATTTCTTTGCAGAATCTACGTTCGTTCCCGTTCATTCAGGATGCGATCAAAAACCGCGGACTGGAGCTTTTCGGGGTTTACTTCGACCTGGAAAACGGTCACCTGTGGAACTACAACGACGCCACTCACGTATTTGATGAAGTCACCCTGAACGGTCTTCGCGCCACGAATTTGCCTTAA
- a CDS encoding dolichyl-phosphate beta-glucosyltransferase: MLKVSVVIPAYNEEDRLPGTLQRLRELSDRGELKAEICEVLVIDDGSRDRTREVVESGRDQWPLLRLCSLQENRGKGAAVKKGLIEARGDWILVADADMATPWEELNKLLVYSDSADLIMGSRALPDSLIEVRQHWIRQTMGKIFNRIMRFFIGLPYKDTQCGFKLVRNEEVFRTKILPLLSVERFAWDVELILFMEKFRLRVREVPIRWQHKESSRVRIVHDSIEMLFAIRQMRRRLKKA; this comes from the coding sequence ATGCTGAAAGTTTCAGTGGTCATTCCCGCTTACAACGAAGAAGATCGCCTGCCGGGCACCTTGCAGCGGCTGCGTGAGCTGTCTGATAGGGGGGAGCTGAAGGCTGAAATCTGTGAAGTTCTGGTGATAGACGATGGCTCCCGCGATCGCACGCGGGAGGTTGTTGAAAGTGGCCGGGACCAGTGGCCCTTGCTTCGTCTTTGCAGCCTGCAGGAGAATCGGGGCAAAGGGGCGGCAGTTAAAAAAGGCCTTATTGAAGCCCGCGGAGATTGGATTTTAGTGGCGGATGCGGATATGGCAACACCATGGGAAGAACTGAACAAGCTTCTGGTGTACTCCGATAGTGCGGATCTGATCATGGGATCTCGCGCCCTGCCGGACAGTCTGATTGAGGTTCGTCAGCACTGGATTCGTCAGACAATGGGAAAAATCTTTAATCGCATCATGCGCTTTTTCATCGGCCTTCCATATAAGGACACACAGTGCGGATTCAAGCTTGTGCGCAACGAAGAGGTGTTTCGTACAAAAATTCTGCCGCTGCTTTCCGTCGAGCGTTTCGCCTGGGATGTGGAGTTGATTTTGTTCATGGAAAAATTCCGTCTGCGCGTTCGTGAAGTGCCGATTCGCTGGCAGCACAAAGAATCGTCTCGTGTGCGCATTGTCCACGACAGCATTGAGATGCTGTTTGCTATTCGGCAGATGCGCCGTCGCCTTAAGAAGGCCTAA
- a CDS encoding gamma-glutamyl-gamma-aminobutyrate hydrolase family protein (Members of this family of hydrolases with an active site Cys residue belong to MEROPS family C26.) codes for MWILLLVLSFARFAWATGDLVRLYEWSPGNTLAPIILPVKSGETPQQAATRYMRELQRQPELMELFEGRTPDLALSGFKPLNENSRESRALLIANLPKDYGMNSQRVINFKKIFSQSRQSSFILPMNANLGLSLEETRDLFKQISEKFPFMVAMGGDDVEPTLYKKQNTHSRNTIPTRDQFEIQLIKSYVAQEKGFLLGVCRGSQISAVALGYQLMQDVPFHVGEKVSHGNDWHEIQVHKTKHNLLGSLVPNAEGKLVVNSLHHQAVIYKENGPLQLAAQGHDGVTEATEFKNGRGLLLQFHPELMGNELGSKILWRIVQQKNVVMPSRCSKIFAL; via the coding sequence ATGTGGATTCTATTATTGGTTCTAAGTTTTGCCAGATTCGCCTGGGCTACGGGTGATCTGGTTCGTCTTTATGAGTGGAGTCCGGGAAACACCCTGGCGCCCATCATCCTTCCGGTGAAGTCCGGCGAAACACCACAACAGGCCGCCACCCGCTATATGCGCGAGCTGCAAAGACAACCCGAACTGATGGAGCTTTTCGAAGGCAGAACTCCAGACTTGGCTTTGTCAGGCTTTAAACCATTGAATGAAAACTCCCGCGAATCGCGTGCACTCTTAATTGCCAATCTTCCCAAGGATTACGGCATGAATTCCCAGCGCGTGATCAACTTCAAAAAAATCTTTTCGCAAAGCCGCCAAAGTTCATTCATTCTGCCCATGAACGCCAATCTGGGACTGAGCCTTGAAGAAACCCGCGATCTGTTCAAACAAATCTCGGAAAAATTCCCATTCATGGTGGCCATGGGTGGTGATGACGTTGAGCCGACTCTTTATAAAAAACAAAACACTCACTCCCGCAACACCATCCCGACGCGTGATCAGTTCGAGATTCAACTGATCAAGTCTTATGTTGCACAAGAAAAAGGCTTTCTTCTGGGCGTCTGCCGTGGTTCGCAGATTTCAGCGGTGGCCTTGGGTTATCAACTGATGCAGGATGTGCCATTCCATGTGGGTGAGAAAGTCAGCCACGGCAATGACTGGCATGAAATTCAGGTGCATAAAACCAAACACAACCTGCTGGGATCCCTGGTGCCGAACGCCGAGGGAAAACTCGTGGTGAACTCCCTGCACCACCAGGCCGTGATCTATAAAGAAAATGGCCCGCTGCAATTGGCAGCACAAGGGCACGATGGTGTGACCGAAGCGACAGAGTTCAAAAATGGCCGTGGACTTTTACTGCAGTTCCACCCGGAACTGATGGGCAACGAACTGGGCTCAAAGATACTGTGGCGTATCGTGCAACAAAAAAATGTTGTCATGCCGTCTCGCTGCTCCAAGATCTTTGCGTTGTAA
- a CDS encoding Type 1 glutamine amidotransferase-like domain-containing protein yields the protein MAFAELGIEMEELDLRNYFNAKADLQSALSNYGLMWAAGGNTFALRWAMNKSGLDTLLPNLLQTSDLVYGGFSAGACVLSPTIKGIHLADEPEKIPATELRWEGLGLIDFCIAPHYRSNHPESPAMENVIAYYKTHNIKYKTLHDGEAIRINQGKTELVGHPTP from the coding sequence ATGGCCTTCGCAGAGCTTGGAATCGAAATGGAAGAACTGGATCTGCGAAACTACTTTAATGCAAAAGCCGATCTGCAATCTGCTTTATCTAATTATGGATTGATGTGGGCCGCAGGCGGAAATACATTTGCCCTACGATGGGCGATGAACAAATCCGGTCTCGACACACTCCTCCCGAATTTATTACAGACATCGGATCTGGTATATGGTGGATTCAGTGCTGGCGCCTGCGTCTTAAGCCCGACAATCAAGGGAATTCATCTAGCCGACGAACCAGAAAAAATCCCCGCAACCGAACTACGATGGGAAGGCCTCGGGCTCATTGATTTTTGCATAGCCCCACACTATCGTTCCAACCACCCAGAATCCCCAGCAATGGAAAACGTCATAGCCTACTACAAAACCCACAACATCAAATACAAAACCCTCCACGACGGCGAAGCCATTCGCATCAACCAAGGAAAAACAGAACTCGTAGGACACCCAACCCCCTGA
- a CDS encoding aldehyde dehydrogenase family protein, translated as MLERIFLHQKQFALKLRGESLDVRIEALEALEKSIELHKQDIIDALKKDFQKPEAETLLSEIYPVLKEITYAKKNLSRWAKGRRVPTPLTLFGSKSYIVPEARGVCLLIAPWNYPFQLAFSPLVSAIASGNCAIMKPSEQTRHTSSIIKKITTEAFHPDHVFVAEGGPETTQELLSFAFDHIFFTGSTRVGKIVMTAAAKNLASVTLELGGKSPTIVDATANLAEAAEKIAWAKFINAGQTCVAPDYLFVHESVQHNFKKHLIAALEKFYGKSAEQRKQSPDFARMISFNHSQRLKDLIDEAVSKNAKVFFGGESQPEEHYCGPTLIEGVDPHSLIMQEEIFGPILPVMTFKEISEVIHFINERPKPLALYCYTHSQMNMEKIEKETSSGGLVYNDSVIHFANPHLPFGGVNHSGMGSYHGKHGFLEFSHQKAVLKQSFLGKLLRVMYPPYTEFKMTALKNLIRFSL; from the coding sequence ATGCTGGAACGGATCTTTCTTCATCAAAAACAGTTTGCACTTAAACTTCGTGGCGAAAGCCTGGATGTCCGCATCGAGGCGTTGGAAGCTCTTGAAAAATCCATCGAGCTGCACAAGCAGGACATCATCGACGCCCTGAAGAAAGACTTCCAAAAGCCTGAAGCCGAAACCCTGCTTTCAGAAATTTATCCGGTGTTAAAAGAAATCACCTACGCCAAAAAGAATCTTTCTCGTTGGGCGAAGGGCCGCCGCGTTCCCACTCCGCTGACATTGTTTGGAAGCAAAAGTTATATCGTCCCTGAGGCTCGTGGCGTGTGCCTTTTGATTGCGCCCTGGAACTACCCATTCCAGCTGGCCTTCTCCCCTCTGGTTTCAGCCATTGCCTCCGGGAATTGTGCCATCATGAAACCCTCTGAACAAACCCGGCACACCAGCAGTATTATTAAAAAAATCACTACCGAAGCCTTCCACCCGGATCACGTCTTTGTTGCTGAAGGCGGTCCTGAAACCACACAGGAGCTGCTAAGCTTCGCCTTTGATCATATCTTCTTCACGGGCAGCACTCGCGTGGGAAAAATTGTGATGACCGCGGCCGCAAAAAACCTTGCCAGTGTGACTCTGGAACTGGGAGGCAAATCCCCGACCATCGTGGATGCCACAGCCAATCTGGCTGAAGCCGCAGAAAAAATCGCCTGGGCAAAATTTATCAATGCCGGCCAGACCTGTGTTGCGCCGGACTATCTGTTTGTACACGAAAGTGTTCAGCACAATTTCAAAAAGCATCTGATTGCAGCTCTGGAAAAGTTTTACGGCAAGTCCGCAGAGCAGCGAAAACAATCCCCGGATTTTGCCCGCATGATTTCTTTCAATCACTCGCAGCGCCTCAAGGACCTGATTGACGAAGCTGTCAGCAAAAATGCGAAAGTCTTCTTTGGTGGCGAGTCCCAACCGGAAGAACACTACTGCGGCCCGACTCTGATTGAGGGTGTGGATCCGCACTCTCTGATCATGCAAGAAGAGATCTTTGGTCCGATTCTGCCGGTCATGACTTTCAAGGAAATCTCGGAAGTGATTCATTTTATCAATGAGCGCCCCAAACCCCTGGCCCTTTACTGCTATACACACAGTCAGATGAACATGGAAAAAATTGAAAAGGAAACCAGCTCCGGGGGCCTGGTCTATAACGACTCTGTGATTCACTTTGCGAATCCACACCTGCCCTTTGGTGGCGTCAATCACAGCGGCATGGGAAGCTATCACGGAAAACACGGCTTCCTGGAGTTCTCCCATCAAAAAGCCGTGCTAAAGCAGTCTTTCCTGGGAAAACTTCTGCGAGTGATGTACCCGCCTTATACAGAATTTAAAATGACGGCTCTGAAAAACCTGATCCGATTCAGTCTTTAG
- a CDS encoding S8 family serine peptidase yields the protein MKFNVFALIVSVLFATSAQAERVLVIMKDQQSFNKAHMAYKMKGSYASKGLDLGVQSQAVGQLEDSLANLNSLVVNTDNDAQIEKLKANPAVAYVEKEIFHDAPAPVKGFLGQSRQSQPKLGQKTPWGIHAVKATQAWNKSGRGAGARVLVLDTGIDEAHPSLAANFEKGKDFTGDSNGSDFSDKVGHGTHVAGTIAGVLDNTGFTGVAPKAKVLAGRVCSEQGCSNVAIAQGINWGIQEKVDVISMSLGGAWSTPAERTAVAAADKAGITVVAASGNNGSNRVSYPAALSTVIAVGAVDVNLNKADFSQYGPELAVVAPGVAVVSSVPQGTGRESAVSVSNGQKTVKVASSTFQGAREILTPETNVLVHANLGKPEDFAKVDVKGKYALISRGEITFGDKVKNAIKAGAAGVVVYNNAPGLIQGALTDDGSVLPVGVFMIEQTVGLEMVRVINSGKVATATLHTMATDYAPFDGTSMATPHVSGVVALMKAANKALTGAQVKEILKRTATPLSPNSANELGAGIVNAEAAVQAAIDAK from the coding sequence ATGAAATTCAACGTGTTTGCACTCATCGTATCAGTGCTTTTCGCGACATCAGCTCAGGCAGAGCGCGTTCTAGTGATCATGAAAGACCAACAGTCTTTCAATAAAGCTCACATGGCTTATAAGATGAAGGGGTCTTATGCGTCTAAGGGCTTGGACTTGGGAGTGCAATCTCAAGCCGTAGGTCAACTTGAGGACAGTCTTGCGAATTTGAACTCACTAGTTGTTAATACTGACAACGACGCTCAAATTGAAAAATTGAAGGCGAATCCAGCAGTGGCTTACGTTGAGAAGGAAATCTTCCACGACGCTCCAGCTCCAGTAAAAGGTTTCCTGGGTCAATCCCGTCAATCTCAGCCTAAATTGGGTCAAAAAACTCCATGGGGTATCCATGCAGTAAAAGCGACTCAGGCTTGGAACAAATCCGGCCGCGGTGCTGGCGCTCGCGTATTGGTGTTGGACACTGGTATTGATGAAGCTCACCCGTCTTTGGCTGCTAACTTCGAAAAAGGTAAAGACTTCACTGGCGACAGCAACGGTTCTGACTTCTCTGATAAAGTAGGTCACGGTACTCACGTAGCTGGTACTATCGCTGGTGTTCTGGACAACACAGGTTTCACTGGTGTTGCTCCTAAAGCAAAAGTTCTTGCGGGCCGCGTGTGCTCTGAGCAAGGTTGCTCCAACGTAGCAATCGCTCAAGGTATCAACTGGGGTATCCAGGAAAAAGTGGACGTGATCTCCATGTCTTTGGGTGGCGCTTGGTCCACTCCTGCTGAAAGAACTGCAGTTGCTGCCGCTGATAAAGCTGGTATCACTGTTGTAGCGGCTTCTGGTAACAACGGTTCCAACCGCGTTTCTTACCCTGCAGCTTTGTCCACTGTTATCGCAGTAGGCGCAGTTGACGTAAACCTGAACAAAGCAGACTTCTCTCAATACGGTCCAGAATTGGCTGTAGTTGCTCCGGGTGTTGCGGTTGTTTCTTCCGTACCACAAGGCACAGGTCGTGAATCTGCAGTATCCGTTTCCAACGGTCAGAAAACTGTAAAAGTGGCTTCTTCCACTTTCCAGGGTGCAAGAGAAATCCTGACTCCAGAAACGAACGTACTTGTTCACGCTAACTTGGGTAAACCAGAAGACTTCGCTAAAGTAGACGTTAAAGGCAAATACGCTTTGATCTCTCGCGGTGAAATCACTTTCGGCGACAAAGTTAAGAACGCAATCAAAGCGGGTGCAGCTGGTGTGGTTGTTTACAACAACGCTCCGGGCCTGATCCAGGGTGCTTTGACTGATGACGGTTCTGTTCTTCCAGTAGGTGTGTTCATGATCGAACAAACTGTTGGTCTAGAGATGGTTCGTGTAATCAACTCCGGTAAAGTAGCAACTGCAACTTTGCACACTATGGCAACTGACTACGCTCCGTTCGACGGGACTTCCATGGCGACTCCTCACGTATCTGGTGTGGTTGCTTTGATGAAAGCTGCGAACAAAGCTTTGACTGGTGCTCAAGTGAAAGAAATCTTGAAGCGCACTGCGACTCCACTGTCTCCAAACTCTGCTAACGAGTTGGGCGCTGGTATCGTGAATGCGGAAGCGGCTGTTCAAGCTGCGATCGACGCGAAGTAA
- a CDS encoding carboxylate-amine ligase: MTKPQPIPFGKSDLFSLGVEVELQIIHPETRNLFPISPDILEEWSLQSPHLKPEVFQSMLEIDTPICKNVQEVEYELLLTSRELLRICKKHGARLASNGTHPFAKWHHRIFYPSDRYEYLLERNQHIARRLMIYGLHVHLGMKDGDHCIAMMNEFLYYLPHMLAMSASSPFWTGHDTGLASSRITVFEAHPAGGTPCRVENWAQFEDIVQKLTRSNSIGSFKDIWWDIRPSPNYGTLEIRICDGVPGIRKTTRLVAFIHLLAKHLQKRLEQGIRRQTPDDWMVRENKWRASRHGLDCEVLIDNDGMTKNLREDIKDLLAAMKEDAAEMGYTEYLKQLVEEDLTHPSYEIQRALFEKTGSLEHVVDSLCDVFEKDLDVV, encoded by the coding sequence ATGACTAAGCCTCAACCCATTCCTTTTGGAAAATCGGACTTATTCTCGCTGGGTGTAGAAGTTGAGCTTCAAATCATTCACCCGGAAACCCGCAACCTCTTTCCCATCTCTCCGGATATCCTGGAAGAATGGTCCTTACAAAGCCCGCATCTGAAACCTGAAGTGTTTCAAAGTATGCTGGAAATCGACACCCCGATCTGCAAAAATGTGCAGGAAGTGGAATATGAGCTGCTGCTGACCAGCCGCGAGCTTTTGCGTATCTGTAAAAAACACGGAGCCCGCCTGGCCTCCAACGGCACCCACCCGTTCGCGAAGTGGCATCATCGTATATTTTACCCATCGGATCGCTATGAGTATCTGCTGGAGCGCAACCAACACATCGCGCGCCGCCTGATGATTTACGGTCTGCATGTGCATCTGGGAATGAAAGATGGTGATCACTGCATCGCCATGATGAATGAATTCCTGTACTATCTGCCGCACATGCTGGCAATGTCGGCAAGCTCCCCGTTCTGGACCGGGCATGACACCGGCCTGGCCTCATCACGCATCACCGTGTTTGAAGCACATCCAGCCGGAGGCACCCCGTGCCGAGTCGAAAACTGGGCTCAATTTGAAGACATCGTTCAAAAACTGACCCGCAGTAACTCCATCGGAAGTTTCAAAGATATCTGGTGGGACATCCGTCCAAGCCCGAACTATGGAACTTTGGAAATCCGCATCTGTGACGGCGTTCCGGGCATCCGTAAGACCACGCGCCTGGTGGCGTTCATTCATCTGTTGGCGAAACATCTGCAAAAACGTCTGGAACAGGGGATTCGCCGCCAGACGCCGGATGACTGGATGGTGCGCGAAAACAAATGGCGCGCTTCCCGCCATGGCCTGGATTGCGAAGTGCTGATTGATAACGACGGCATGACAAAAAATCTGCGCGAAGACATCAAAGATCTGTTGGCTGCGATGAAAGAGGATGCCGCCGAGATGGGCTACACAGAATATCTAAAACAACTGGTGGAAGAGGATCTGACCCATCCTTCCTATGAAATCCAGCGCGCGCTCTTTGAAAAAACGGGATCGCTCGAGCACGTCGTCGACTCACTTTGCGACGTCTTTGAAAAGGATCTCGACGTCGTCTGA
- a CDS encoding cation:proton antiporter domain-containing protein — protein sequence MQHLPAMIHDLALILGTAGLVTLLFKKLNQPIVLGYLVAGFLVGPKISIFPTVIGVASINLWAEIGVIFLLFALGLEFSFKKLLRVGGSASFTALFEVSLMILFGFTTGRLLGWSTMDSLFLGGILSISSTSIIIRTVEELGMKNMKFVGMVFGVLVIEDLVAVLLMVLLTTVALTRDFSGTEMLGAVLKLSFFLSIWFVAGIFLLPSFLKRTQKLLSEETVLVVAVGLCLMMVVFASNVGFSSALGAFITGSILAETIEGERIHHLIAPIKNLFSAVFFISVGMLIDPQVISIYWKEVLLLSAVVVVGKTLSVTLGSVLSGQTFKSSLQSGMSLAQIGEFSFIIATLGLSLKVISEKIYPIAVAVSVLTAFTTPYMARSAEKTYAWLEKILPARFIQSIDSYSVLSFSMSGNREWREQVRAYVLKVLLNAVVVVAVFLTMARVFLPFLLERQMEEGPAKFLTLSATLVMSAPFLWALAFGRTKQFEALLVEQGKGSHNYVFLVSRIMLAVGLLGAMVGQFVPLMWAVAITLWMVVVVGYVLSQKLQDIYGWFERRFLTNLNDDVKKVHARKNSRSLAPWDAHITEFLIPPEAPYVGVPLHQLSIREKYGVTVALIERGRRRITAPGRVECLMPHDHVFVIGTDEQLILFKGFIQSEVPEVALTEPEAEYSLEQYLLTEESPFLNKSIRECGLREITHGLVVGIEREGGRILNPDSSETLKRGDLLWIVGDREKILQLT from the coding sequence ATGCAGCATTTACCGGCGATGATTCACGACCTGGCCCTGATTCTTGGTACTGCGGGGCTTGTTACTCTTCTATTTAAAAAACTCAATCAACCCATAGTTCTTGGATATCTGGTCGCTGGTTTTCTGGTGGGGCCGAAGATCTCGATCTTCCCGACAGTGATCGGGGTGGCCAGCATCAATCTGTGGGCTGAAATCGGTGTGATCTTCCTTTTGTTCGCCCTGGGGCTTGAGTTCAGCTTTAAAAAACTATTACGCGTCGGGGGATCGGCCAGTTTCACGGCGTTGTTTGAAGTCTCTTTGATGATCCTCTTTGGTTTCACCACCGGCCGCCTGCTGGGGTGGAGCACCATGGACAGCTTGTTCCTGGGGGGAATTCTTTCTATTTCCTCAACCTCCATTATCATCCGCACAGTGGAAGAGCTGGGCATGAAGAATATGAAATTCGTGGGGATGGTCTTTGGGGTTCTGGTCATTGAGGACCTAGTGGCCGTTCTTTTGATGGTCTTGCTGACCACTGTGGCGCTGACCCGGGACTTTTCGGGCACCGAGATGCTGGGGGCGGTGCTGAAGCTGTCCTTCTTCCTTTCGATCTGGTTTGTGGCGGGGATCTTCCTTTTGCCAAGTTTCTTAAAGCGCACGCAAAAGCTTTTGTCTGAAGAAACTGTGCTGGTGGTGGCTGTGGGGCTTTGCCTGATGATGGTGGTCTTTGCCAGCAACGTCGGGTTTTCTTCCGCTTTGGGGGCGTTCATCACGGGCTCCATTTTGGCTGAAACCATTGAAGGGGAGCGCATTCACCACCTGATTGCTCCGATCAAGAATCTGTTCTCGGCTGTGTTCTTTATCTCGGTCGGGATGCTGATTGATCCACAGGTGATTTCTATTTACTGGAAAGAAGTGCTGCTGCTTTCAGCGGTGGTCGTTGTGGGTAAGACTTTAAGTGTCACTTTAGGTTCGGTGCTGTCGGGGCAGACCTTCAAGTCCTCATTGCAGTCCGGGATGAGTCTGGCGCAGATCGGGGAGTTTTCCTTTATTATCGCGACCTTGGGTCTGAGTCTTAAGGTTATCAGTGAAAAGATTTATCCGATTGCGGTGGCGGTGTCGGTGCTGACGGCATTCACGACTCCTTATATGGCCCGCTCTGCGGAAAAGACCTATGCGTGGCTTGAAAAAATTTTACCGGCCCGCTTTATCCAGTCCATCGACAGCTACAGTGTGCTTTCGTTTTCCATGTCCGGAAACCGCGAATGGCGTGAGCAGGTGCGTGCCTATGTCCTGAAAGTTCTTCTGAACGCGGTCGTTGTTGTGGCGGTGTTTTTGACCATGGCCCGGGTGTTCCTGCCATTCCTTTTGGAGCGTCAGATGGAAGAAGGGCCGGCCAAGTTCTTAACTTTGAGTGCAACCCTGGTGATGAGTGCGCCGTTTTTGTGGGCTTTGGCCTTCGGGCGCACCAAACAGTTCGAGGCCCTTTTGGTCGAGCAGGGTAAGGGCAGCCACAACTATGTCTTCCTGGTTTCCCGAATCATGCTGGCGGTGGGTTTGCTGGGGGCGATGGTAGGGCAGTTTGTGCCGCTGATGTGGGCCGTGGCAATCACCCTGTGGATGGTTGTGGTGGTGGGATACGTTTTATCGCAAAAGCTGCAGGATATTTACGGATGGTTTGAAAGACGTTTTTTAACCAATCTGAATGACGATGTTAAAAAGGTTCACGCCCGTAAGAACAGCCGTTCGCTGGCCCCTTGGGATGCGCACATCACAGAATTTTTGATTCCGCCAGAGGCACCCTATGTCGGTGTGCCTTTGCATCAGCTTTCGATTCGTGAAAAGTACGGGGTGACTGTCGCTCTGATTGAACGCGGGCGCCGTCGTATTACGGCACCGGGACGGGTGGAATGCCTGATGCCTCACGATCATGTCTTTGTCATCGGGACGGATGAGCAGTTAATTTTGTTTAAAGGATTTATTCAGTCCGAGGTTCCGGAGGTGGCTTTGACAGAGCCCGAGGCCGAGTACAGCCTTGAGCAGTACCTGCTGACCGAGGAGTCACCGTTCCTGAATAAAAGTATTCGTGAATGTGGACTGCGTGAGATCACTCACGGCCTAGTAGTCGGGATTGAGCGCGAAGGTGGTCGTATTTTAAACCCGGACTCCAGCGAAACGCTGAAGCGCGGGGATTTGCTGTGGATTGTGGGCGATCGCGAAAAGATCCTGCAACTGACTTAG